From one Eulemur rufifrons isolate Redbay chromosome 23, OSU_ERuf_1, whole genome shotgun sequence genomic stretch:
- the SMPD3 gene encoding sphingomyelin phosphodiesterase 3, which yields MVLYTTPFPNSCLSALHCVSWALIFPCYWLLDRLLASFKPTTYEKRQQADDPCCLHLLCTVLFTPVYLALLVAALPFALVGFLFWSPLQSARRPYVYSRLEDKGLAGGAALLGEWKGTGAGKSFCFATANLCLLPDSLARYNNLFNTQARAKEIGQRIRNGAARPQIKIYIDSPTNTSISAASFSSLVSPQGGDGVARAVPGTIKRTASVEYKGDGGRHPGDEAANGPASGEPADGCGLEDACIVRIGGGGEDGGRPPEGDDPAAGSQARNGAGGDPRGQTPNHNQRDGDSGSLGSPSASRESLVKARAGPDGGNGEPGANSKLLYKASVVKKAAARKRRHPDEAFDHEVSAFFPANLDFLCLQEVFDKRAATKLKDQLHGYFEYILYDVGVYGCQGCCSFKCLNSGLFFASRYPVMDVAYHCYPNGRNSDALASKGALFLKVQVGSTPQDQRIVGYIACTHLHALPEDSAIRCEQLDLLQDWLADFRKSTSSSSAANPEELVAFDVICGDLNFDNCSSDDKLEQQHSLFTRYKDPCRLGPGEEKPWAIGTLLDTNGLYDEDVCTPENLQKVLESEEGRREYLAFPTSKSPGQKGRKDLLKGNGRRIDYMLHTEEGLCPDWKAEVEEFSFITQLSGLTDHLPVAMRLMVSAGEEEA from the exons ATGGTTTTGTACACGACCCCCTTTCCCAACAGCTGTCTGTCCGCCCTGCACTGTGTGTCCTGGGCCCTCATCTTCCCATGTTACTGGCTGCTGGACCGGCTCCTGGCCTCCTTCAAACCCACCACCTACGAGAAGCGCCAGCAGGCGGACGACCCGTGCTGCCTGCACCTGCTCTGCACCGTGCTCTTCACGCCCGTCTACCTGGCCCTCCTGGTGGCCGCGCTGCCCTTCGCCTTGGTCGGGTTCCTCTTCTGGTCGCCCCTGCAGTCCGCCCGCCGGCCCTACGTCTACTCACGGCTGGAAGACAAGGGCCTGGCCGGCGGGGCAGCCCTGCTCGGTGAATGGAAGGGAACCGGGGCCGGCAAAAGCTTCTGCTTCGCCACCGCCAACCTCTGCCTCCTGCCCGACTCGCTCGCCAGGTACAACAACCTTTTTAACACCCAAGCACGGGCCAAAGAGATCGGGCAGAGAATCCGCAACGGAGCCGCCCGGCCCCAGATCAAAATCTACATCGACTCACCCACCAACACCTCCATCAGCGCGGCCAGCTTCAGCAGCCTGGTGTCTCCGCAGGGCGGAGACGGAGTGGCCAGGGCCGTCCCCGGGACCATCAAGAGGACAGCCTCTGTGGAGTACAAGGGTGATGGCGGGCGGCACCCCGGTGACGAGGCTGCCAACGGCCCGGCCTCCGGGGAGCCGGCTGACGGCTGCGGCCTTGAGGACGCCTGCATTGTGCGCATCGGTGGCGGTGGCGAGGATGGGGGCCGGCCACCGGAAGGCGACGACCCTGCTGCTGGGAGCCAGGCCAGGAACGGGGCTGGCGGGGACCCGAGGGGCCAGACACCCAACCACAATCAGCGGGACGGGGACTCGGGGAGCCTGGGCAGCCCCTCAGCCTCCAGGGAGTCCCTGGTGAAGGCGCGAGCCGGGCCGGACGGCGGCAACGGGGAGCCGGGTGCCAACAGCAAGCTCCTGTACAAGGCCTCGGTGGTGAAGAAGGCAGCCGCACGCAAGAGGCGGCACCCGGACGAGGCCTTTGACCATGAGGTCTCAGCCTTCTTCCCCGCCAACCTGGACTTCCTGTGCCTGCAGGAGGTGTTCGACAAGCGGGCGGCCACCAAGTTGAAAGACCAGCTGCACGGCTACTTCGAGTACATCCTGTACGATGTCGGGGTCTACGGCTGCCAAGGCTGCTGCAGCTTCAAGTGTCTCAACAGCGGCCTCTTCTTTGCCAGCCGCTACCCCGTCATGGACGTGGCCTATCACTGTTACCCCAACGGGCGGAACTCCGATGCCCTGGCCTCCAAGGGAGCTCTGTTTCTCAAG gtgCAGGTGGGAAGCACACCTCAGGACCAAAGAATCGTCGGGTACATCGCCTGCACACACCTGCACGCCCTGCCAG AGGACAGTGCCATCCGGTGTGAGCAGCTGGACCTGCTTCAGGACTGGCTGGCTGATTTCCGAAAATCTACCTCCTCGTCCAGCGCAGCCAACCCCGAGGAGCTGGTGGCGTTTGACGTCATCTGCGGAGATTTAAACTTTGACAACTGCTCCTCTG ACGACAAGCTGGAGCAGCAGCACTCCCTGTTTACACGCTACAAGGACCCCTGCCGCCTGGGGCCGGGGGAGGAGAAGCCGTGGGCCATCG gtacCCTGCTGGACACCAATGGTCTCTATGATGAGGATGTGTGCACCCCTGAGAATCTTCAGAA GGTCTTGGAGAGCGAGGAGGGCCGCAGGGAGTACCTGGCGTTTCCCACCAGCAAAAGCCCGGGCCAGAAGGGGCGGAAGGACCTGCTGAAGGGCAACGGCAGGCGCATCGACTACATGCTGCACACCGAGGAGGGGCTGTGCCCGGACTGGAAGGCG GAGGTGGAAGAATTCAGTTTCATCACCCAGCTGTCCGGCCTGACCGACCACCTCCCAGTGGCCATGCGGCTGATGGTGTCTGCGGGGGAGGAAGAGGCGTAG